The Candidatus Methanomethylophilaceae archaeon genome segment GAGGAAGAGGTCCGCACGGCCATCCTGGATCTCCGCAGGGAATATGACGAGAGGGATTCCGCGATAATGGTCGCGAAGATAGGCGGGGAGTACAGGATGATGCTCCGCACCGAATACGCGGAATGCACCGGATCCTTCTCCAAGGCGGAGATGTCCCCCGGAGTCATGCGCACTCTCAGTGCCATAGCGTATAACCAGCCCGTCATGCAGTCCGATCTGGTGAAGACACGCGGCCCCCGCGCGTATGAGGACGTGTCAGCGCTCATAGAGATGGGCTTCGTGTCGGCCAAGAGGTCCGGCCAGACCAAGGAGCTCACGACCACCAACAAGTTCGCGGAGTATTTCGGCATAGGCAGCACCCGCAAGGAAGACATCCGCAGATGGATCGAGAAGAACTCCAAACCTTCCTGACCATCCGCTGCTGTTAAGTAAGCCAGGTGGATTGGGTCTTCCATGGCTTCGATGTTCGGGACCGACGGGATCAGAGGCGTCGTCAACGTCACCATGACGCCCAAATTCGCTCTGCGCCTCGGCAAGGCCGCCGGCAAGGTTCTGGGCGGCAAAGTGGCGATCGCCACGGACACCCGCTCTTCCGCGGATATGATCAAGAGCGCGGTATCTTCCGGCCTTGTGGCGTCCGGATGCGATGTTTTGGATTTAGGCATACTCCCTGTCCCGGCGCTGCAGCATTACGTGAAAGTCCGCGCCGACATCTCGGGCGGGATAATGGTGACCGCATCCCACAATCCGCCGGAGTTCAACGGCATCAAGTGCATCTCCTCCGATGGAACCGAGGCTTCGAGGGGCGATGAGCGCAAGATTGAGGAAGCCTTTTCCGGGCAGTTGGACGACGTCGATTGGCTTTTCGCCGGCGACATCGATGAGGTCGAGGACGCTGAGGACGAATACGTCGATTCGGTGGTCTCTTCGGTGGACGCCGAGGCGATAAGGTCTGCGGGCCTCACAGTCTGCGCGGATTGCGCCAACGGTGCGTCCTATTCCGTCGTTCCCGCGGTTCTCGGGAAGCTGGGCGTGCGTACCGTTGCCGTGAATTGCTACCCTTCTGCCGGTCCCTCCAAGAACGGCCCGGCGGAATTGAAGGCTCTCATGGCGGCATCCAACGCGGATTTCGGCGTTACCTTCGACGAGGACGCCGACAGATGCTTCTTTACGGCTCCGGACGGCAGGGATATATCGGGAGACGCCGCATTGGCCATAATCGCCCGCAGCGTGCTGTCGGAAGGCCCCGGGAAGGTTTTCACTCCGGTCAGCACCTCTTCCATGGTGGATGACGTTGTGTCCGCGGCCGGAGGTCTGGTCGTGCGCACTCCGGTCGGCGCACCGGCCGTCGCCAGGATGATGATGGAATCGGATTCCGTCCTGGGCGGAGAGGAGAGCGGAGGCCTGATATTCCCGAGGCACCAGTATTGCCGCGACGGCGCGATGGCCATGGCCGTCATGCTGGAGTGCGTATCCAAAAGAGGTTCGCTGTCCGACCAGCTGGATTCCCTCCCGGAATACCACTCGGTGAAAGCCAAAGTGGCTTGCCCGGAAGACAAAAGGGAAGTTCTGTACGACCGCATGAAAGAGAAGGTATCCGGCCTAAGAACCGATCTGACGGACGGTCTGAAGATATTTTTCGATGATGGCTGGGTTCTTCTGAGGGCATCAGGCACCGAGCCTTCGTTCAGGATCTTCTCGGAGTCGAAGGACAAAGAAAAAGCCGAGTCCAGAGCCGAGGAGTACGTGTCTATGGCGGAGGAATTCCTCAGTTCCTGAGGCTTTTCGCATGGACCGCGATGGCCTCGTTGATATATCTGGCGGCGAGGATCGATGTTATCCCTGCCGGATCTGCTGGAGGGCATACTTCGACGACGTCGAACCCGACCATCCTGTCCCCTACGGCGTTTATGACCTTCTTCACGTCTATCGGCATGAGGCCGAAGGGTTCGGGGGTTCCGGTTCCGGGTGCGAAGGCGGGATCTATGCCGTCGATGTCGATCGTAAGGTAGATCTTCTCGCTTCTCACGCTGTCCAGCGCCTTTTTGATGGCCCAACCGATCCCGTTGTCCATGACTTCGTAAGAGCTGATGAACGGTATCGGGTCGTCCCTGTCCAGTTCCTCCTCGCCGATGGCGCGGCATCCGATGACGAAGGTGTTGTCGATGCCGACGTGCTCCGCGGCGCGCCTCATGACGCAGGCGTGGCTGTTGGGGGTCCCGAGGTATTCGTCCCTGGAATCAAGGTGCGCGTCTATGGATATGACTGCGACGCCGCTGCTCTCGAAGTTCCTTATGATGGGGATGTTCACGCTGTGCTCGCCGCCGATCGCGACGGTGAATTTGCCGTCCCTTATGGCCGGGCCGACGCAGAAATCGACCTCCGCGAACATGTCTTCGGGAAGGACGAAATCGTCGCAGTTCCCATAATCGCATACGTTCAGCCTGGGCTGGTGTATGCCGTGCTCGAAATGTATTTCCTCAAAATTGTAGGAGGCCCGTCTGATGGCTGTCGGAGCCTCTCTCGCGCCCGCTTTGAAGCAGGCGGTGTGGTCGTAAGGGATCCCATAGATGACGACATCGGCATCGTCGTATTCCGATTCCGCGCCCGCATATGAGATCCCGAACGACATTTTATCGCATCACAGGAACTTGTATCTGCCCATGGCGACGAGGTAGAGGACTTCGGCCCCTTCCTCGATCTTCTGCTCGGCGTCATCGTTGATGGTGATGGAGAGCTGCTCGAAGGTCTCGAGGTCCATGACCATGGCTTCTTTGTCGGAGATTGACAGGATCTGTCCCTTTCTTTTGTCGATCATAGGGACCTGCACTTTGGTGCTGACAGGTCCGACGATGGATTTCTTCGCTCCGGTGAAGATGCTGACCGCATCGATGTTCGCTTTCGCGGATCCATGTTTTCCGGGCTTGGAAGTCGTGATTTTCACGATTTTGCAGGGCTCTTCGTCGACGTTGACGTACCTTCCCTCTTTCAGCTCTCTGATCTCTTTCATCTCCCACATCGATCTCACTTCCTTTTGTTAGATTTGAACCGGCTTATGGCCGGAGGTTCACTCCCCTGCGGGCAGTGTACACATACAGGCCGAACACAGTTGCGGACCTCATGTTATCGCTTTCCTCATGGGACCGTTTCCTTTAAATGTTTTGTATCGGACCCAGAGGTCTGGAACGGTCATTCGGCTTGGGTCCGTCTTTCATCGGCGCCTGCGCATTTTGCCTTTCTTCCCGGGCTTCCCGCGCTGCTTCGAGCTTTTCTGGGGTTTCTTCGGGGCTTCCGGATAGCGTTTCTTTATGTTCTCCACCCTTGCGGCGAATTCCTCGTTGAGTCTGTCTCCGCAGAACTCGCCCCCGTATTGGTCGACTTTAGCGGCTATCAGTATTTTCCCGGCGAGAGCGCGGGCTATCTTCCCTCTCTGCCAGTATGGGGACCTGTGGATTTCCGGATGCTGGAAGATTATGCCGTGCTTCGGCGGCCTTTTACCGGATTTCAGGTGCCTGAACATGGCCTTCTCGGCCCCCAGAAGCTGGACCGTGGACGACGGGAGAGATGCCAGCCTTTCCAATCCTCCGGCAAGGGAGATCAATCTGGCCGCCAGTGGGCCTCCGAGCATTGCGCAGAGATTGGGGCATGCCGTCGAGACTATCCCGCTTATGTAGCTCTCCGTGTTCTTTTTGTCGTCGTAGAGGCGGCACAAAGTATCGGCCAGATCCTGGACGGCGCGCATGTCGTCCGGATCGAAATCGGATCCTATTGACGATATCCCTATCCCGAGCTCCTCGATGATCTGGTCCCTGTCGCCGTATCTCGCCACCAGATCGGCGTATCTGGCGTCATGGGCATAGTCAGCGAGCTCCGGGAAATGCATGCCATACCACTCGTGGAGCCTTTCGCTGTAGAGGTTGATGGTCTCTATCTGGTCGTCCAAGTTTCTGATGGCCTGCACGAGGTTCCTGTCGCGGGGTATCGGCTCGGATGTCCTCAGCTTCCCGAGCTCCATCATGGCTTCGTGCATGAACTCGTCGCTGAACCCGTACTTGTCCGGGGTTATGAATGAGGAATCGAACAGCTCAGGCTTCCCGAGCTCGGACTGCCTGCGGTCGCCGACGGAAATCTTGCCTCCGGCGGATGCGGCCAGCTCCCTCTCCTCCGGCAGGAGGTTCCCCCTCTGCATGTCGGCGAGCTTCTCCGCGACTTCGTGCGTGTCATGGGGCATCAGACGGCTGTCTTTCACCTTGCCGGATTTCTCGTCGACGAGAAACACGCCGAACCATTTGGTCACCAATATTGCCATTATCTCATCCCTTCCAGCTTCCTTATCTCGTCTATGGGTAGGTCTTCCGCGCCTCTGGCGATCATCTGCAGGTTCGCCTGGAATTCGAGCTCCTCCATCCTGTCGTAGGCTTCTTCCAAAGTCTTCCCCTGCGTCAGGGCGCCGTGCCTTTCCATGAGCATCGCCATCGCATGCCCTTCCTTCGCGACCGCTTCCACCAGCTCCTCCGATCCCGGCGTGTAGTAAGGGATCATCGGCACCTTCCCCAGCAGAAGGACTCCTTCCGGGGTTATGTTGCTTCTTATGGGCTTCCCCAGAGAGGCCAAGGCGGTGCAGTGCAGCGGGTGGCAATGGACCACGGCGTTGGTATCGGGATTCATCCTGTACAGGGCGAGGTGGAATCTGTGCTCGATCGACGGTTTGCCTCCTGAGAGGACTTTCCCATCCAGGCCCAGCTTCACCATGTCTTCGGGCTTGAGCATGCCCTTGTTGGTTCCGGACGGCGTGATGAGAATCTCGGATCCGCTTATCCTGACGCTCATGTTCCCGCCGGCTGAGACCGTTATCTTCCTGTCGTACAGCAGTTTGCAGATCTCGGCCAAGCGTTCGCGCGCATGCATCTCGTTCATAGGTTCACCTTGGAGATCTCGTCCGGCCTGAGTATCCCCTTCTCGGTGATGAATCCGGTGACGAGCTCCGCCGGAGTGACGTCGAACGCGGGATTCAGGGCGGGAGATCCCTCTGGGGCGATTCTCATCCCTCCGATCATGGTCACTTCCTCTTCCGATCTCTGTTCGATGACTATTCCGTCCCCGTTCTTGGTGCCGAAATCGAAAGTGGATATGGGCGCGGCGACATAGAACGGTATCCCGAAGCGCTTGGCTACGATGGCCTTGTCGAAAGTCCCGATCTTGTTGGCGAAATCCCCGTTGGCAGCGATCCTGTCGGCTCCGGTGATTATCATGTCCACCCCTTTGGACATGTAATATGCCGATGCCCCGTCGGGGATGATCGCGTGGTCTATGCCTTCCTGGCCGAGCTCCCATGCGGTAAGCTGCATTCCCTGCAGGCGCGGCCTGGTCTCGGACGCGTAGACGAAGAACTTCTTCCCCTGTTCCTTCGCCTTCCTCATCGGCGCCAGGGCGGTCCCGACATCCACCGTCGCCAGCGCTCCCGCGTTGCAATGGGTCATCAGCTTCATCCCGTCTTTGATGAGCTCTGCTCCGAACTCCCCAATGCGGGAGCATTTGTCGACCATCATCTGGGCGTAGCCGTCGGCGGCCACCACGGGATCGGCTCCTTCCGACAGTTTTCCCGCCATGTAGTCTACCGCGTAGAAGAGGTCGTTCGCCGTCGGCCTGGCCGCCTTTATGTCTTTGGCGGCTTCAGTCAAGTCGCATCCTTTCAGAGCCGCCAGGCACATCGCGTAAGCTGCGGATGCTCCTATCGAAGGCGCTCCGCGGACTGTCATGTTGCGTATGGCTTCCGCGACGTCCATATATCCGGAGAACGATTTCACCGCGACTTCCGCGGGAAGTTTCCGCTGATCTATCATCATGACCTTTCCGCCCTCGAACCAGACGGCTCTGATATCGCGGTTTTCCCCGCTCACAGTCGCTTTCATTGTCTGCTGCTATCATCCGATGACTATATGGAATTATTCGGCACAGATGGTTTTTGGGGCAACATGGATGATTATGCGCAACGATTTTATGCGCTATTATTATTGATGTTTGATGACTGACGGCCCGCTAGCCGACTTCGAGATCTATTATACGGAACATGGTCTCGTGCAGGTTTCCAACGAAGTTCATAGGAATATCCTCGCCAGGCTGAGGGACTCGGACAGATCGCTGACAGAGCTATCCAAATCTCTCAACAAAGCCCAGTCCACTTTGTCGGTCCATCTGAGCCGCATGGTCGAGCAGGGTCTGATCAGAACCTATGACGATCTCGAGGACAGCCGCAGGAAAGTCTATTCCCTGAGTTCGGTAAGATTCGCCTACTCGAAGGAGCCGAACGACGATTCCATGGACATGATCGTCAAATCGATGTCGGCTGTCGTGTCCGATCCGCTGAAGACGCGCGATGCGATGGCCAGATTCTTTTTCCTGGGCATGGATGGGATAGGCCTTTCCGTGGAGCCGATGGCGCAGATAATCGGCTGGCTCCATGCCATGGCTCTGGGCGGGTCCCTTACGGGGGCTTCCATCGAGGACACTGTGGCCAACGCCCGCGATTACTACTCG includes the following:
- the glmM gene encoding phosphoglucosamine mutase yields the protein MASMFGTDGIRGVVNVTMTPKFALRLGKAAGKVLGGKVAIATDTRSSADMIKSAVSSGLVASGCDVLDLGILPVPALQHYVKVRADISGGIMVTASHNPPEFNGIKCISSDGTEASRGDERKIEEAFSGQLDDVDWLFAGDIDEVEDAEDEYVDSVVSSVDAEAIRSAGLTVCADCANGASYSVVPAVLGKLGVRTVAVNCYPSAGPSKNGPAELKALMAASNADFGVTFDEDADRCFFTAPDGRDISGDAALAIIARSVLSEGPGKVFTPVSTSSMVDDVVSAAGGLVVRTPVGAPAVARMMMESDSVLGGEESGGLIFPRHQYCRDGAMAMAVMLECVSKRGSLSDQLDSLPEYHSVKAKVACPEDKREVLYDRMKEKVSGLRTDLTDGLKIFFDDGWVLLRASGTEPSFRIFSESKDKEKAESRAEEYVSMAEEFLSS
- a CDS encoding translation initiation factor IF-5A, with the translated sequence MWEMKEIRELKEGRYVNVDEEPCKIVKITTSKPGKHGSAKANIDAVSIFTGAKKSIVGPVSTKVQVPMIDKRKGQILSISDKEAMVMDLETFEQLSITINDDAEQKIEEGAEVLYLVAMGRYKFL
- the scpB gene encoding SMC-Scp complex subunit ScpB; protein product: MKVKAAVEAALFSAADNLRISDIAEKTGIPEEEVRTAILDLRREYDERDSAIMVAKIGGEYRMMLRTEYAECTGSFSKAEMSPGVMRTLSAIAYNQPVMQSDLVKTRGPRAYEDVSALIEMGFVSAKRSGQTKELTTTNKFAEYFGIGSTRKEDIRRWIEKNSKPS
- the speB gene encoding agmatinase; its protein translation is MSFGISYAGAESEYDDADVVIYGIPYDHTACFKAGAREAPTAIRRASYNFEEIHFEHGIHQPRLNVCDYGNCDDFVLPEDMFAEVDFCVGPAIRDGKFTVAIGGEHSVNIPIIRNFESSGVAVISIDAHLDSRDEYLGTPNSHACVMRRAAEHVGIDNTFVIGCRAIGEEELDRDDPIPFISSYEVMDNGIGWAIKKALDSVRSEKIYLTIDIDGIDPAFAPGTGTPEPFGLMPIDVKKVINAVGDRMVGFDVVEVCPPADPAGITSILAARYINEAIAVHAKSLRN
- the mtnA gene encoding S-methyl-5-thioribose-1-phosphate isomerase, giving the protein MKATVSGENRDIRAVWFEGGKVMMIDQRKLPAEVAVKSFSGYMDVAEAIRNMTVRGAPSIGASAAYAMCLAALKGCDLTEAAKDIKAARPTANDLFYAVDYMAGKLSEGADPVVAADGYAQMMVDKCSRIGEFGAELIKDGMKLMTHCNAGALATVDVGTALAPMRKAKEQGKKFFVYASETRPRLQGMQLTAWELGQEGIDHAIIPDGASAYYMSKGVDMIITGADRIAANGDFANKIGTFDKAIVAKRFGIPFYVAAPISTFDFGTKNGDGIVIEQRSEEEVTMIGGMRIAPEGSPALNPAFDVTPAELVTGFITEKGILRPDEISKVNL
- a CDS encoding ribosomal biogenesis protein; this encodes MAILVTKWFGVFLVDEKSGKVKDSRLMPHDTHEVAEKLADMQRGNLLPEERELAASAGGKISVGDRRQSELGKPELFDSSFITPDKYGFSDEFMHEAMMELGKLRTSEPIPRDRNLVQAIRNLDDQIETINLYSERLHEWYGMHFPELADYAHDARYADLVARYGDRDQIIEELGIGISSIGSDFDPDDMRAVQDLADTLCRLYDDKKNTESYISGIVSTACPNLCAMLGGPLAARLISLAGGLERLASLPSSTVQLLGAEKAMFRHLKSGKRPPKHGIIFQHPEIHRSPYWQRGKIARALAGKILIAAKVDQYGGEFCGDRLNEEFAARVENIKKRYPEAPKKPQKSSKQRGKPGKKGKMRRRR
- a CDS encoding class II aldolase/adducin family protein, translating into MNEMHARERLAEICKLLYDRKITVSAGGNMSVRISGSEILITPSGTNKGMLKPEDMVKLGLDGKVLSGGKPSIEHRFHLALYRMNPDTNAVVHCHPLHCTALASLGKPIRSNITPEGVLLLGKVPMIPYYTPGSEELVEAVAKEGHAMAMLMERHGALTQGKTLEEAYDRMEELEFQANLQMIARGAEDLPIDEIRKLEGMR